The DNA sequence TAAAACCCGAAGCACTCACAGTATCCGGTAACCCGAATTTTGACTGGATCCACGAACTGATCGGCGGCGCAGACCTGTCCGCTGACTGGCGGAGTCGGCATGGCGTGCAGCCAGGTGACCTGCTGGTGCTGTATGGGATGAAACCCCACTGGGATCAGCACGAAGAGTTGATCGTCCAGTGCCTGGAACAATTGCTTCCCAGGCGTCCGCACTGGAAAGTAGTCGTTCGCCCGCATCCCAATAGTGACGCGGTCCTCGCGCAGAATGTGATTCAGAGACTGGGGCCGGAGATCGCATTCCTGAATGAAAACACACCATTGTCAGAGGCACTGACTGCCTGCGATGCTCTGATCACTCACAAGTCAACGGTATCAGTGGAGGCGGCGCTGTTGGGTAAACAGGTCGCGCTGGTGCATTCGAACCACGATTACCCGACGCACGGAATCCCTTTACACCTGTTTGGCTGGGGAACGTTTTCGATCTCCGTGCCAGAGGCAATCGAAGCATTGTCCCGCTGGAAAAAGGAAGCTCCGGAGCGGGAAGCCGAGCGCGGTGCGAAAGTACGCGCTGCCTGGAACTGCGATGGCCAGTCCCACGTGCGGATCGCTGCCGTTGTCGCGCAAGCCCTTGCAGAGGGGCAGCAGCACCACGCTGCCTGATATCGGTCATATTTATTCTACTCATTATTGAATTATGGGAAACCTTTGAAGACTTCAGATCTCCGACCACACGGCATCATGTTTCATCATTTTCATAATGAAAAACATATTCAGGGACAGGGGGCAATCTCTGCCGACGAACTAGCTCAGATCATCGAATATTACCAGCAGTCACATCGGATCCTGCCTGCACGTGAATGGCTGGAAAAAGCAAATCAGGGTACGCTGGATGATCACGAAGCCTGCCTGACGTTTGATGATGCCCTGCTCTGCCAGTACGAAGTCGCTTTGCCCGTATTACAGCATTTTAACCTGACGGCTTTCTGGTTTGTATACTCATCTGTGATTACCGGCGGCAATGAAAAGCTGGAGATCTATCGTAAATTCCGCACGGTCTGTTTCGAAACGATCAATGATTTCTATCGGTGTTTTTACAAGACCATTAGCGAGTCACCTTACCAGTCAGCAGTCGCGACGGCACTCAAAGGATTTATTCCCGAAGAGTATCTCAAGCAGTTCCCCTTCTATACCGAACCTGATCGGCAGTTTCGCTTTGTACGGGACCAGGTTCTGGGCCCGAATATTTACACTGAAGTGCTGGATCTGATGATGCAGGCGGAGAAGATTGATCTGCCGGAATTCACCAGCGACCTGTGGATGAATGAGCAACAGGTGATCGACCTGCACGCGCAGCAGCATGTGATCGGACTGCACTCACATACGCATCCAACCGCACTGTCGGCGCTGGACGCGGATGGGCAGCGGGTGGAGTACCAGACGAACTTTGAAACACTGAACCGGATCCTGAGAGTAGCGCCGGACACCGTGTCACATCCCTGTAATTCCTACAACGCAGAAACACTTAAGATTCTCAGGGACCTGCAGATCAAAGTCGGTTTCCGTTCGAACATGGCTGAGCAACAGATTTCGCAGCTTGAATTTCCCCGCGAAGATCACGCCAATATCATGGAAAAGATGGCAGCATGAAAATCACGGTTTTCACCAGTAACCAGCCCCGACACCTTTCGCTGATCGCCGGCCTGGCTTCGATTGCAGATGAAGTCTTTGCCATCCAGGAATGCAACACGATTTTCCCGGGACAGGTGGCGGACTTTTTCCGACGTTCCGAAGTGATGCAGGAATACTTCAGCCATGTTATCGCCGCCGAGAAGGAGATTTTCGGACTGCCCCGTTTTTCACCAGCCAACGTGCGATCGCTGTCCATGAAACTGGGCGACCTGAACCGCCTGGAAATGTCCACCCTGCAGCCGGCGCTGGAGAGCGATTATTACGTGGTGTTTGGCAGTAGTTTTATCAAAGGGGATCTGATCGATTTTCTGGTCAATCACCGTGCTTTAAATATTCACATGGGTGTTTCGCCTTACTACCGAGGCAGCAGTTGTAATTTCTGGGCACTGCAGGAAGGGCACCCCGATTACGTGGGCGCCACGATTCACATGCTGTCCAAGGGGCTCGACTCGGGACCGATGCTGTTTCATGCCCTGCCGGCGCCCCAGGAAATCGAAGCGTTTCCACTGGGCATGCAGGCCGTCAAAGCCGCGCATACCGGACTGATTGAATATCTCCAGGCGGGCAAGATTTTCGATTTCGAGCCAGTCGTGCAGGACAAATCGCTGGAGCTCAAATATACGCGGAACAGTGATTTCACCGACGAAGTGGCAGCAGCCTATCTACAGGCTGCCCCCTCGGCAGCAGACATAGCGCATGCGTTGGCAGCGCGGGATCTGGAACGTTTTCTACACCCGTACCTGTTCTGAACGTCAGCCATCAGGTTATATAATCTGCTTACAGATTCCCGGTTAATGCACCTCGGTGAGGGAAGCGATTACCTCAGTCACCCGCGCGACGATTCCGGAAAACATCTGGGCTCCCTTTTCCGGAGTGGCCAGATCCGGTCGGCCGGTGGCCCCGGCGCTGGTTCGCTGATACATATCGCGACAATGATAGACGCCGTCTACCATGTCTAGTTCGTAATCGCTGAAATTCTCAATTTTGGACGTATGCACGAGTTCGGGACGCAGATGCATGATCAGCGACGTTTCCGCTTCGCAGGCATGTCCGACTGTTTTGCATTCCCCTTCCATGAGCGCTGCAATTTCCTGTTCGGCGATAGACCAGTAGGAAGCCGCGAGTAACTGGCAATTCGGGTAATGAACCTGGAGACGACGCAGAGCGGTCTGCATCGGTCCGATATTTCCGCCATGGCCGTTGAGAATCAGAATGCGCTGGAAGCCGTCATTCAGTACCGACTCGCAAATCTCGTAGAGCAGCGTTTCGTAATTTTCCACGCGAGGTGTCAGTGTTGCGCCCCAGCGAAGATGATGCTGACTGGCCCCCAGCCATTGTGTCGGCAGGAGCAGCAGCGATTCAGGCAGGTTCTGTTCTACCGCTTCCGCGACCGCGGTGCAGATAAAGTGATCGGTGCCGGTCGGCATGTGGGGGCCGTGCTGTTCGACGGCGGCGATCGGAAGCACCACCAGTGTGTCTTCGCGGGGCACGTTCTTGAGTTCGACGGCAGTCATTTCTATAAATTTCATGGCAGATTACTCGCTGGATTCCTGAGAAAGCGTCTGTTGGCCTCGCACAACATTCCAAAAAGTGAGCGGCTCCTCTTCCGAGTCCCTGCTGGAAGGAGATCCGTGAATCAGGTTGGAGACCAGGCTCACACCCAGGCCGATGACCAGACTCAAGCCAAAACCGATGGGCCAGTACCAGACCGAAAACCAGTCCGAGTAAAGATACATCAGGGCAATGGTAATGACCGCGCCCACGAAGGTTCCCACCCAGACGCCGGCGGTCGTCGTATTCTTGAAAAACAGGGCCAACACGAAGACCGCCAGTAAGGGTCCCCCAAAACCGGCAGTCATTTTTTTGCCGATCGCAAACACGTCTCCCATCTCACCGACATTACAGGCGAGGAATACCGAGAGAATTCCGATCAGGACGACCAGCGCCCGGTCCTGCAGGACTTCGATTTTATTGTTCTCCGGTTTCCAGTGTGGCATGTGGCGATCGCGGAAATCAACCATCAGCGCGGTTGTTACAGAGTGAATGCCCGAGTCGATACTCGACATCACGGCTGCCATCAAAGCTACCAGAAACAGACCGATGACCCCGGGAGGAAAATGCAGGCGGACATATTGCGGCAGTGCCTGGTCCTGCTTATTCAGGGCCCGAATGTCCTCGGCCACATATTCGGGATACGACTGATAGTATTCGGGGACCGACACACCAGGGGCGGCGTCCGTGCGCCAGTCGGGCAGTTGTCCATTCAGTTCGGTGGCAAGCACCGAAACCATCTCTTCAGGGAAGTGCTGGTAGTGCGAGTACAGGCCGATCCCGATGGCCAGCAGACCGGGGACCACGGTCCACATGCCGAGAATGTTGATCATGAAACCGATCTGGGACGTCCGTTCGGAACGGGCAGCGATATAGCGCTGGACGGCAACCTGGTCTGCACCAAATGCGGAGAGCCCTTCCAGAAACAGACCGATGAGCAGCGCCCAACTGCCGTATTCCAGAGTCATTGAAGGGGTGAAATCGATCAGGACATTGCTGCGTCCCTCGAAGTAAGTCGAAATGACACCCGAGACGCCCCCCTCGGTCTGGCTTAAAATCAGGCCGAGTGTCAGCAGAATCGTGAGACTGAAAATGAAGAACTGCATCACGTCGGTCCACATCACAGCCCGCAGACCGCCGAGCATCGTATAAAAAATGGAGACGATGCCGAGGACGACGATGACCATGGTCTGATCGACCTGCATCACGTTGGCCAGGACGACCGAGGCGGCATAGGTTGCGGAAGCCATCCAGCCGATTCTGAGAAAAATAAAGAGTCCGCTGGCCAGGGAACGGACCGACACATGGTAGCGGCGTTCCAGGTACTCATAAGCGGTCTGACATTTGAGGCGGGCATAAATGGGAATGAAGACCCAGAGCACCAGCGGCGCCATCAGTGAAATCGAAATCAGAAACAGGCTGATCCGCAGACCGCTGCCATATGCGATGGAGGGGTACATCACGAAACTATTGGCGGAAAACAGCGTCGCCATCACACTCAGACCGACGGGCAGCCAGCCCATCGAATTTCCGGCGGCAAAAAATTCCTGCCGGGTCTGATTGCGACCGAAATAGATCCCCAGGCCCACGGAGACCAGCAGGTAGGCTAGAATAACACCATAATCAAGCGTATGCATCTTGCAGACTGTCCAGAAAAATCAGGAAGGAGGGCCGCGATTCGTTTCGCTGCCTGGAGGTTGCCAGTCAGGATTCCGCCGTCTCATCAACGAAATCAGTGAGTGGCATTTTCATCAAAGCGAAATTCCGACTTGCCGGTAAACGTGGTCGAGGGAATCGTCGGACAGATTTTTTTCTCAATATGTTCCACGACCAGTTCGGTTCCCCGGAAATGACTGATGGGAGGATCATTCTGCTGGAAAAGCGAATCGGTGAGATCCCGGCAGAGAACCGCATTTTTTCCCTGGTAGACCATCTGTCTTAATCCAAAGGGGCGGCCGCAGACACACAGATTGGTGTGCACTCCCATCAGAACCACATTCTTAATTCCCCGCTGTTCGAGCAGATTAAAAACTTCCTGGCCGTTATCGCTGATGGCATCCTGGTCAGCGATATCAATGGTCGCGATCTGACGGGTCCAGGGAATTTTTTCTCCCTTCCAGTGACGCAGACCGGTTTCATCGGGTACCCAGCCTTTGCAGGGCACTTTACAACCACAGCCCCCTGCCCGGACGAAGTCGAGCGGCTGCCCTTCTTTTTCGTCATTCCAGTATTTCCATTTGAAATCCAGAGGTGCCTGCGCAAAGGGTGCGTCGATGGCGCGTTGTCGCTGAGGGGTATCGGCATAAAAATTCATGCGCCCGCTGGGAGCATGAATGATGAAGACTCCCTTATCCCGGGCTGCTTTGAGTGTTTCGTTCATCGCGGGCGCCATTTCGGCAACCCGTTTGGCGGCCTGTTTACAGGTATGATCGTCCCACATGTCACAGACGATGATCGCGGTCTCTTCCGGTTTCCAGTAGAAGGTTTCTTTGACAGGACGATATTTTCCCGCGTCATCGGCAACGCGTTTCTGGAGAACAACGGGAAACGGTTTGGTTTCCGTCTTTTTCTCAGCCCGCCCCTGTCCTGCAGGAACGAAAATGAGTGTCAGCAGCAGAGCCGCTGCGATCAGACGTTTTCCCCGATTTTGAAACGAGTGCGGATCCATGGTTCCCTCTCAATTTAAATTAAAAAAATATCAATCTCTGCGCGCTTCAAACGAATCTATCATATCAAACGCGGACCATATAAAAAGGAAACTTAATAAATCTCAGGAGAATTCTGTCTGAACTTTGTTATACTAGACGCTCCCCTGGCATCCCAACGCGTTCCCTGAATTCAATTTTCAGCAGAGAAACCCTGAGGTCTCCTCCATGACAAAAGCTGTCTGCTTTCAATGCGGCCATATCAAATTTGGCTCGTTCATGCCCTGCGACCAATGTCAGGCCCGGCCCCGGACGGATGATGAAATGATTGTGTCCCTGGCCATGAGCGATCATTACTTTGCGGATCCGACACTGGAGCAGATGAGCCAGTACATTCAGGAACATAACAAGCCTCCACAGTTGGATCCGGAATCTGAAAAAGTATTTCGACGTAATTTTGAAGAGGTCAAAGCATCCGGCGCTCTGGATCAACTGTTCGAAGAAGGCGAGGAGACCTGAAACACCGGGAATCGAATCGCGCGAACAGAATCCAGAGGGGGGTGTTGTCGACCTGGTCAGGAAGCCCACAGAGATGATTTCTCAAAAAAATGTCCCCCAGCCTCGCGTCTCCGTCTATGCCAGCGGTGAACAATCGATGATGGACGCGTCCCAGGCACGCCGGCATCGTTTTTTTCTGCCGATTTTGAAGCTGTTTGTCCGCTCCGGGATCACGCCGAACCTGCTGACCGGCCTCTCACTGCTGTGTGGCATCGGGTTCTGCTTTACCTTTGGGCAAAGCTGGGAAGGAGCGCCGCTGGTTGCGCTGGGACTGCTGTTTTTGCATGTGCTGCTGGACGGCATTGATGGTCCCCTGGCCCGTTTCATGGGAACGGCGGGGAATCGCGGTTCATTTACCGATACGACAGCAGACCAGTTAGTCGTTGCTTTTACGACGATTACACTGATTCATTTTGATGTGGTCCATGCCACGGTCGGGGGCTTATATCTGCTGTTTTATACGCTGGTCGTGGTCTTCGCGATGATTCGCAGTTCGCTGGCCATTCCCTACAGCTGGCTGGTTCGTCCCCGGTTTATGGTCTATGCATGGATTCCCATTGATGTTTACTTCCTGCCGGGCACGCTGAATTATCTGCTCTGGTTATGCGTGCTCCCCCTGGCCTGGAAGTCGACCACCGGCTTTTACAAAATCCGGAAACAACTCTGACGAGTTGAATCCGGATCTGTAAAAAATAGAAACGCGAATCTGATTATTTGGTTTTCAGATCAAACTGAAAATCGTTTTCCTGATCGGCTTTGACATCGGCAGTCAGTGTTGTCTGCTCATTGTATTTGGCCGGAAGCAGTTCATTGCCGGGTTCTTCCGGATTTTTTTCTTTCGAAATTTTGACGGTATAATTTCCAGGAGTTGCTCCAGTGACATCCTGGTTATACATCAGTTCGAATTTTCCGTTTTCATCGGTCATCGCGAAGGCCGTTTTTCCCTGCTGGGGCTGGAAAAGTACATTGGCCGCCGGCAGTGGATTGCCATCCAGGCTCACGGTTCCCGTTACTGTAGCCAGTTCGGGCAGCGATTCGCCGCCGGAACAAGCCGTCAATGCTACGACTGCCAGCAGGCAGCCGACGATTTTTTTCTCAAACGCTCTGTGTTTCATGACTTTCATCTGTCTTTCAGTGAATATACTCCCCGTTCGTTAACGGATCGATGGCCGTTGATCTCTGCCAGTAATCGAAAACAAGGCAGTTCAGGGAGCGTTGAATCGAAAATCCCGCTGCCTCCGTATCAGAACGGTGCAGCGGGACATTGATAAAGCAATTCGAATATTAGAATTCGCCGATGACTTCACCGCCGCTGGCAGAAATCAGCGACTGCACGACGGAAGTCATGTCGGCATTTTCACTCAGGAAGCGGACGGCTCCGTCAGCCAGTAGAATATGCACGCCACCGGTGTGTGAACTACCGGCGCCCCAACCATAAACCCGCTGACTGTAGGCTGCATTCCGGGGGCGATTGATGCCCTGACCGGTGGGACGGATGGAATTGGTATGGGTGTAAGTATCCCAGTAAGGACCGAAGCCGACATAAACGTCAGATCCGCTGGTCGTTTTTTCAAACGGAGTTTCGATCAAGAGCATGGTGTTACTGGTTCCATCTTTGATCGCTGAAATTCTGGCTGATCCATTCAGGCCCAGTGCAGCTTTTTTGGAGTAGGTATCCCCCTGAAAGGAGCTGACTTTATCGGAGTCATACTGGTTCGCGGCGACTCCGTAGCTGGTACGGTGCGCACCGTTTGAGGTGTAGCTGCCGGCTGCGCTCTGGGTGCCTCTCGGATTTCCGCTTTCAGAAGGACAGATAAAAATTGAAAGCGTTGAGTCAAGCAGACCAAACTGATTGGCAGTGGTGGGTGGAGCGGTATGTCCACAGCTGGAGTGCATGGCAGGTCCACTGGGAATCGACCAGTTATAGAGATTATAAAGTGGTGCCTGGTCCAGGAACGGCAGAATCATCTGGAAACAGGTGTGATTCATGATGTTATTGGTGGAAAAAACTGACGTGCAGTTTGCACTGCCAGGATTAATCGCAGCGGGGGGCAGGACGCGGTGCGTATCATGATAATTGTGAAAGGCGAGACCCAGCTGTTTCAGATTATTTTTGCAGGTACTGCGACGGGCTGCTTCACGTGCCTGTTGTACGGCGGGAAGCAGAAGCGCGATCAAAATCGCAATGATGGCAATCACAACGAGCAGCTCAATCAGGGTGAAGCCACGCTTACGGGACATAAAATTCAACACAAAAGTCTCCTGTAGTAAAAAAGCAGAATGCAATAGTGGAACTGGTCTCTATTGAAAATTCAATGAGGCGCATTCCAGTGAGTGATGAGTTAATTGCAGGAGTTTCAGCATATTCCGAAGACTGTTATGAGAGCAGAATCCATTGCCGACTCAGAACGGAGGAATATGGGGATTGATGAGAGAATCGTGATGTTGTCTTTATTGGTCGGATATGAAAGAAAGGCAAGCCACTTTTCTTTCTAAAGTTTACTACTATTATAGAATCGTAGCACGCACCTGGTGAGGAGGCAATCGAGGAGACTTGATTCTCTGGGAAAAGGAGACCATTTCGATCGTTGGAGAGCCAGGAAGTGTGGCATTCTGTTCTGGTTGAGTTGTTAACCAGATTTTGAGACCAGCGAGATGGGTCATTCGTTGGGAGTAGACGTAAAAAAACTCCTTACTCAGAAGAGCAAGGAGTTTTAAAATATCCGGCAATAACCTACTTTCGCACTGGTGGGCACTATCATCGGCTCTGTGAGCTTAACTGTCGTGTTCGGAATGGGAACGCGTGTGGCCTCACAGATATGGTCACCGGAATTGACAGAGTCGCCAACCTTACGGCCGCACTACTCTGCCTGGTGTATTAAAATGGTAAAAGCAATAAGTAACGTTCTGTGACATAGAATTTGTTCTTAGCGTTTTTGATGTAAAAATCAAAACGGCTAAGCGTTCGTCCATTAGTACCGGTCAGCTGAGATGATTACTCACCTTACACATCCGGCCTATCAACCTGGTAGTCTTCCAGGGGACTCAAACGAAACCTAATCTTGGGAGAGGCTTCGCGCTTAGATGCTTTCAGCGCTTATCCTGACCGTACTTAGCTACCCTGCGGTGCCACTAGCGTGACAACAGGAACACCAGAGGTACGTCCCTCTAAATCCTCTCGTACTAAAGAGAAAACCCCTCAAGTTTCGTGCGCCCACAGAAGATAGGGACCAACCTGTCTCACGACGGTTTAAACCCAGCTCGCGTACCACTTTAATCGGCGAACAGCCGAACCCTTGGGAGCTTCTTCACCCCCAGGATGTGATGAGCCGACATCGAGGTGCCAAACCACTTCGCCGCTATGGACGCTCGGAAGTGATCAGCCTGTTATCCCCAGAGTACCTTTTATCTGTTGAGCGACGGCCCTTCCATTCGGAACCGCCGGATCACTAAGTCCGACTTTCGTCTCTGCTCGACTTATAGGTCTTGCAGTCAAGCACCCTTCTACCTTTGCGCTCTACGCCTGATTGCCAACCAGGCTGAGGGTACCTTTGAGCTCCTCCGTTACTCTTTAGGAGGAGACCGCCCCAGTCAAACTGCCCAACTGAAACTGTCCACTACCCGGATTCACGGGATAGTGTTAGATACCAAATAGGTCCAGGGTGGTATTTCAAGGGCGGCTCCACGAACACTAGCGTGCCCGTTTCAAAGCCTCCCACCTATCCTACACAAAACATATCTAGTACCAATATCAGCCTGCAGTAAAGGTTCATGGGGTCTTTCCGTCTTTCTGCGGGTACGTGGCATCTTCACCACGACTACAATTTCACCGAGTCGCTGGTTGAGACAGTGCTCCAGTCGTTACTCCATTCATGCAGGTCGGAACTTACCCGACAAGGAACTTCGCTACCTTAGGACCGTCATAGTTACGGCCGCCGTTTACCGGAGCTTCGGTTGCGAGCTTCGCCCGAAGGCTAACCCTCTTCCTTAACTTACCGGCACCGAGCAGGAGTCAGACTCTATACATCCTCTTACGAGTTCGCAGAGTCCTGTGTTTTTAGTAAACAGTCGCCAGAGCCGATTTTCTGTGGCCTCCAACAGCGTGAACCGTCGGAGGCACCCCTTATCGCTAACTTACGGGGTCAATTTGCAGAGTTCCTTAACCAGCGTTTTCTCGAGCGCCTTAGGCTACGCGCCTCACCTACCTGTGTCAGTTTTAGTACGGTCAGATATGCTTCAATCCTTAGAGGCTTTTCTTGGTTATGCGTCATATGACTTCGTCATCATTGGACTCGAGTGAAAGCCTTGGTCTGATGTGGCGGATTTTCCTATCCACGACCTTGTCTTCCCCTACGGGCATTTCTGTCAGCCCGATCACAATCTACACAACGTCCCCCCATCGGTCCACATATCCGGCGCAGGAATATTAACCTGCTCTCCATCGTCTACGCCTTTCGGCCTCAACTAAGGTACCGGCTAACCCTGGGCGGAATTACCTTCCCCAGGAAACCTTAGGTTTGCGGCGAACAGGATTCTCACCTGTTTTATCGTTACTCATTCCGGCATAATCACTTCCAGCACCCGACACCGCTCCTTTCGGTACGGCTTGTATCTGTGCTGGAACGCTCTCCTACCACTCAGCGTGAGCTGAATCCGCTGCTTCGGTGTCTTGCTTACTCCCGTTCATTATCGGTGCTAAAACACTCGACCAGTAAGCTATTACGCACTTTTTAAATGATGGCTGCTTCTAAGCCAACATCCTGGCTGTCACAGTATCTTAACATCCTTAGTGACTTAGCAAGACTTTGGGACCTTAGCAGGCGGTCTGGGTTGTTTCCCTCTCGACCACGAAGCTTCTCCCTCGTGGACTGACTCCTGAGATAATCGCAATGGTATTCGGAGTTTAACTAGGGTGGGTACCCGGGAAGGGCCCCAGTCCAAATCAGTGCTCTACCCCCATTACGTAGTGGCTCAAGGCTAGCCCTAAAGCTATTTCGGAGAGAACGAGCTATCTCCAGGTTTGATTAGACTTTTACTCCTCCCCACAAGTCATCCCCCCAGTTTTCAACCTAGGTGGGTTCGGTCCTCCACGCAGTCTTACCCGCGCTTCAACCTGCTCATGGGTAGTTCACCTGGTTTCGCGTCTACCGCCACTGACAAAACGCCCTATTCAGACTTGCTTTCGCTGAGACTACGGCCCGGAAGGCCTTAATCGAGCCATTGACGGTAACTCGCCGGATCATTATGCAAAAGGCACGCCGTCACACTTATCCGAAGATAATAGTGCTCCGACAGCTTGTAAGCGTATGGTTTCAGGTTCTTTCCCTCCCCTAACAGGGGTTCTTTTCATCTTTCGGTCACCCTACTTTTCACTATCGGTCATCAGAGAATACTTAGCCTTAGGAGATGGACCTCCCAGATTCAGTCCGGATTCCACGTGGCCGGACCTACTCGGGTACCTGTCGGAAGTCTGTTCACTTTCAAATACGGGACTGTCACCCTCTATGGTTTCGCTTTCCAACGAATTCTTCTAGCAAACAGTTTTGTAACTCCACAATGACAAGCCCCACGACCCCGCCTTGCCGAAGCAAGACGGTTTAGGCTAGATTCGCTTTCGCTCGCCGCTACTAACGAAGTCGCTGTTGCTTTCCTTTCCTGCGGTTACTGAGATGTTTCAGTTCACCGCGTGTGCCTCATATACCTATGTATTCAGTATATGATAATTCGGGAACCTCGGGATCAACGCTCGTTTGACAACTTCCCCAAGATTATCGCAGTCTTCCACGCCCTTCATCGCCATCTGATGCCAAGACATCCCCCATACGCCCTTAATAGCTTAGCCGTAATAATTTTTACCTCACATTCGGCACTTTGCCTCGTGGGAGCCAAAAACATTACAACCCGATTTCAATTCACAAGACCTTGCATAACAGCCTTGCACTTGAATCGTTTGCCTAAGAACAAATCTCGCTCAGCAATACCATTTCCGAAGAATTGGTATTGCAACTTGAGAACACTATGTTTATAGATGCCACTTATTACTTTTACCAAATTGTCAAAGATCATCGACCCTCCGGGTCATACCCCAGAGAGAAACAGCCAACCAAAATCAGCTGAATCAGAGCCAGCAGTGCTGGATTTGATTCAATCGACTTAAGTCAGCTGAGAGAGTTATTTTATCGTCGCCTCTCAGCGAGTCAACCGTCCGGGAGAAGTTTTTTGAAAAAGTTTTTCAACTCTCTTCGAACCGTTTTTGCCGCAAACTGTTTTGCGACAACCACTTGCGGCCAACAACTTTTGTTAACTTCAAGTGAAGGAGCGGGATCTTAACCTTTTCAAAACTGCCCGTCAACTCATGGAAACCAAAATTTCCAAAAAGTGTTTCAAATCCCTTCGGACAGTTTTCGCCGCAAATCTCTTTGCGACAACCACTTACGCTTAACAACCTTTGCCAAACCCAAGTGAAGGAGCGGGATCTTAACCATTCCGAAACCGCTCGTCAACTCACGGGAACCAAAATTCCCAGAAAGTGTTTTAGAATTTTTAAGACCCGTTTTTTAAAACCTCACAAGGTAAACGTGGTCCCCTAAAACACAAATGGAGACGACCGGGATCGAACCGGCAACCTCCGCCTTGCAAGGGCGGCGCTCTCCCAGTTGAGCTACGTCCCCTCAAAAGACGCCGACAATAGTATTGCCGGCAAATCCCATTGCGGCAAATTAAATTTGCCAGACAAGCGGGATACCTCTTAGAGAGAGAAAAAAATGGGCGTACGTGGATTCGAACCACGGACCTCAGCTTTATCAGAGCTGCGCTCTAACCAACTGAGCTATACGCCCCAATAAGAGGACGCGTATTCTGTCTTCTTATGTGTGTGCTGTAAAGTCACTTTCGGCACTACTTTTACAAAAAATCACTTTTTCTTCACCGTAGTCTGACACACCTATCTCCAGCGAGGTTCAGAGCTTCCCTGCTGTTTTCTTTTTTTCCCGGAATCATCCAACGCCTTCTGCTCCCGGGGCGTAATGTTAGCAGAAGCGTTTAACAGAGAACTTCAACTGCAGAAGCCATCAGAATAGAAAGCTCTGGCCATGTGCTGCTCGCTGTTTAAAATCAGTTTATCGCTGCTGCTGGCAGCCAGCCTGATGTTTCCCGGCAGCTGGTGCTGTCAGGCTCTGGAACAGCATAATCTGCAGGCCGCTGTCCCCCCTACACCGGAACCCCTGACCCAGACAGGTCAGGACCAAAAGCCGGCAAGTACCACGGGCAGCCACCCACACTGTGATGAAACGCTCTTTGCTTCTACGGGTAAATCCCGCCTGTCCGTCAATTCTGCTCCGTTCGTGGGCAGCGAGACCATCGCTGCCGGCACGCACTCCGCCCAGGAATTGATTCCGGCTGGCCTGGATGCCCCCGTTTCCGCTCAACCTCTGCACCTGATGCATTGTGTCTGGCTCTGCTGATCATGGGAGTTCGCTT is a window from the Gimesia benthica genome containing:
- a CDS encoding polysaccharide deacetylase family protein, whose product is MKTSDLRPHGIMFHHFHNEKHIQGQGAISADELAQIIEYYQQSHRILPAREWLEKANQGTLDDHEACLTFDDALLCQYEVALPVLQHFNLTAFWFVYSSVITGGNEKLEIYRKFRTVCFETINDFYRCFYKTISESPYQSAVATALKGFIPEEYLKQFPFYTEPDRQFRFVRDQVLGPNIYTEVLDLMMQAEKIDLPEFTSDLWMNEQQVIDLHAQQHVIGLHSHTHPTALSALDADGQRVEYQTNFETLNRILRVAPDTVSHPCNSYNAETLKILRDLQIKVGFRSNMAEQQISQLEFPREDHANIMEKMAA
- a CDS encoding formyltransferase family protein, with product MKITVFTSNQPRHLSLIAGLASIADEVFAIQECNTIFPGQVADFFRRSEVMQEYFSHVIAAEKEIFGLPRFSPANVRSLSMKLGDLNRLEMSTLQPALESDYYVVFGSSFIKGDLIDFLVNHRALNIHMGVSPYYRGSSCNFWALQEGHPDYVGATIHMLSKGLDSGPMLFHALPAPQEIEAFPLGMQAVKAAHTGLIEYLQAGKIFDFEPVVQDKSLELKYTRNSDFTDEVAAAYLQAAPSAADIAHALAARDLERFLHPYLF
- a CDS encoding creatininase family protein translates to MKFIEMTAVELKNVPREDTLVVLPIAAVEQHGPHMPTGTDHFICTAVAEAVEQNLPESLLLLPTQWLGASQHHLRWGATLTPRVENYETLLYEICESVLNDGFQRILILNGHGGNIGPMQTALRRLQVHYPNCQLLAASYWSIAEQEIAALMEGECKTVGHACEAETSLIMHLRPELVHTSKIENFSDYELDMVDGVYHCRDMYQRTSAGATGRPDLATPEKGAQMFSGIVARVTEVIASLTEVH
- a CDS encoding sodium:solute symporter family transporter, translating into MHTLDYGVILAYLLVSVGLGIYFGRNQTRQEFFAAGNSMGWLPVGLSVMATLFSANSFVMYPSIAYGSGLRISLFLISISLMAPLVLWVFIPIYARLKCQTAYEYLERRYHVSVRSLASGLFIFLRIGWMASATYAASVVLANVMQVDQTMVIVVLGIVSIFYTMLGGLRAVMWTDVMQFFIFSLTILLTLGLILSQTEGGVSGVISTYFEGRSNVLIDFTPSMTLEYGSWALLIGLFLEGLSAFGADQVAVQRYIAARSERTSQIGFMINILGMWTVVPGLLAIGIGLYSHYQHFPEEMVSVLATELNGQLPDWRTDAAPGVSVPEYYQSYPEYVAEDIRALNKQDQALPQYVRLHFPPGVIGLFLVALMAAVMSSIDSGIHSVTTALMVDFRDRHMPHWKPENNKIEVLQDRALVVLIGILSVFLACNVGEMGDVFAIGKKMTAGFGGPLLAVFVLALFFKNTTTAGVWVGTFVGAVITIALMYLYSDWFSVWYWPIGFGLSLVIGLGVSLVSNLIHGSPSSRDSEEEPLTFWNVVRGQQTLSQESSE
- a CDS encoding CDP-alcohol phosphatidyltransferase family protein, which gives rise to MISQKNVPQPRVSVYASGEQSMMDASQARRHRFFLPILKLFVRSGITPNLLTGLSLLCGIGFCFTFGQSWEGAPLVALGLLFLHVLLDGIDGPLARFMGTAGNRGSFTDTTADQLVVAFTTITLIHFDVVHATVGGLYLLFYTLVVVFAMIRSSLAIPYSWLVRPRFMVYAWIPIDVYFLPGTLNYLLWLCVLPLAWKSTTGFYKIRKQL
- a CDS encoding carboxypeptidase-like regulatory domain-containing protein, whose protein sequence is MKHRAFEKKIVGCLLAVVALTACSGGESLPELATVTGTVSLDGNPLPAANVLFQPQQGKTAFAMTDENGKFELMYNQDVTGATPGNYTVKISKEKNPEEPGNELLPAKYNEQTTLTADVKADQENDFQFDLKTK